A single region of the Rhipicephalus microplus isolate Deutch F79 chromosome 10, USDA_Rmic, whole genome shotgun sequence genome encodes:
- the LOC119178593 gene encoding facilitated trehalose transporter Tret1, with product MEALRRMRPPAKGATPVTDPDSALPCGHHFYAMLVACSGTLAAGTALGFASAAMESIERQSWYDLPRIPPENRRIADSLFLGATVGSLFSGFLMHLVGHRTIMLLSSAGLISSWMCLAVGNSVSVILVGRVACGLFVGVVTNCVCLYVADVAPPAKRTTFGGLPEVAMSAGLLTAYSLSGFPWEVQAGGCALTAVPMLAMQRYIVENPRWLLARDRSLDADTAVLRLYGIDPPADFRQRKVEGASDQQRSADASRWPKEARNFTACLLLYLLQNISCTQLCLLRAVQVMAGAVADVPPQAFAMFLIILHIGCATLAITATKKASRRGLLGLSALLVAAVLFILRPLDHLGFIDWAVDKDSTNASWTVLLSVGLFVLAYSVGLCHIPVLLTGELVPLRRRYVGSSFVWASRWSLTFVMIHFDEDVLAAFENRGTLLTLSVVVAVVAVTAIALIPETEGRTLTDIHR from the exons ATGGAGGCGCTGCGGCGCATGCGGCCGCCGGCCAAGGGTGCGACGCCGGTCACGGACCCGGACAGCGCGCTGCCCTGCGGTCACCACTTTTACGCGATGCTGGTCGCATGCTCCGGTACCTTGGCTGCTGGAACCGCACTCGGGTTCGCCTCGGCCGCCATGGAATCCATTGAGCGCCAGTCCTGGTACGACCTGCCACGGATTCCGCCTGAGAACAGGCGGATCGCCGACAGCCTCTTCCTGGGTGCCACTGTGGGCTCTCTGTTCTCAG GCTTTCTAATGCATCTAGTCGGCCACAGAACAATCATGTTGCTGTCTTCCGCCGGCCTCATCAGTTCGTGGATGTGCTTGGCCGTAGGAAACAGCGTGAGCGTGATACTAGTCGGCCGGGTTGCTTGCGGTCTCTTTGTGGGCGTTGTCACCAACTGCGTTTGTCTCTACGTTGCCGACGTCGCGCCTCCAGCCAAGAGAACGACTTTTGGAGGTCTTCCGGAG GTAGCCATGAGCGCCGGGCTTCTGACGGCTTACTCGCTGTCCGGATTTCCCTGGGAAGTGCAGGCGGGCGGTTGCGCCCTCACGGCCGTCCCCATGCTGGCGATGCAGCGCTACATTGTCGAAAACCCGCGCTGGCTGCTTGCACGGGACCGCTCTTTGGACGCTGACACGGCGGTGTTGCGACTGTACGGCATCGACCCACCCGCTGACTTCCGACAGCGCAAAGTCGAGGGCGCCTCGGACCAGCAGAGATCCGCAGATGCCAGCCGATGGCCGAAGGAAGCCAG GAATTTCACGGCTTGTCTGCTACTGTACCTTCTTCAGAACATCTCCTGCACTCAGCTTTGCCTGCTTCGAGCTGTGCAGGTGATGGCCGGCGCAGTGGCAGACGTGCCCCCACAGGCCTTCGCTATGTTCCTAATCATCTTGCACATAGGATGCGCCACCTTAGCCATTACCGCAACAAAAAAAGCCAGCCGACGTGGACTGCTTGGTCTGTCGGCCTTACTGGTCGCAGCTGTTTTGTTCATACTGCGACCACTGGATCATCTTGGCTTCAT AGACTGGGCTGTAGACAAGGACTCCACCAATGCCAGCTGGACGGTCTTGCTTTCGGTGGGCCTGTTCGTGCTGGCTTACTCGGTGGGCTTGTGCCACATCCCCGTACTGCTCACCGGCGAGCTGGTCCCTCTGCGGAGGCGATACGTCGGCTCCTCGTTCGTGTGGGCGTCGCGGTGGTCgctgaccttcgtgatgatccACTTCGACGAGGACGTGCTCGCCGCTTTCGAGAACAGGGGAACGCTGCTCACGCTCAGCGTGGTGGTCGCAGTGGTGGCGGTCACTGCCATTGCTCTCATCCCCGAAACCGAAGGACGCACGCTGACGGACATTCATAGATAA